A region from the Acanthochromis polyacanthus isolate Apoly-LR-REF ecotype Palm Island chromosome 23, KAUST_Apoly_ChrSc, whole genome shotgun sequence genome encodes:
- the LOC110967690 gene encoding immunoglobulin kappa light chain-like — protein sequence MAMCFLRVSMLWFVCKAQFSDISQPDSFQAVKLGDKVIISCFISNSERNRVWYKLTTERKLQLVASIDAMFNHIKFEKQFRHFSVISDHTSSHLIISTTASEDAGTYYCGVIKLQDVQFGEGTFLMIKGAKMISDFVIQEPKSQSVQSGDSVTLRCSVQFHQCDAEHISVTWLKNSDNSAPEMIYTSGDQNDSCQAGAATCVYELLMRNLSYEDAGVYHCVVSSCGQILLGNGTTITNHVGLNKSLDLSPGVTALILSNIIFGVVMLVLLWKLCKIHKKVAADPVIYAAVTSAPRTTSCRSAPVKHNTERVVYSAVQYSQRD from the exons ATGGCTATGTGTTTTCTACGTGTTTCCATGCTCTGGTTTGTgt GTAAAGCACAGTTTAGTGACATCTCTCAGCCTGATTCTTTCCAAGCTGTGAAACTAGGAGACAAAGTTATTAtctcatgttttatttctaattcTGAAAGAAACAGAGTGTGGTACAAATTAACCACTGAAAGGAAACTGCAGTTGGTGGCCTCAATAGATGCAATGTTTAATCACATAAAATTTGAAAAGCAATTCCGCCATTTTTCAGTAATATCTGACCACACTAGCAGCCACCTAATTATATCTACGACCGCAAGTGAGGATGCTGGCACGTACTACTGTGGAGTTATCAAACTACAAGATGTTCAGTTTGGAGAAGGAACCTTTCTGATGATAAAAG GTGCAAAGATGATTAGTGACTTTGTCATCCAGGAGCCAAAGTCTCAATCAGTCCAGTCAGGAGACTCTGTGACTCTGAGATGTTCTGTGCAGTTTCATCAGTGCGATGCAGAACACATTAGTGTCACATGGCTGAAAAACTCTGATAATTCAGCTCCAGAAATGATTTACACATCTGGAGATCAGAACGACAGCTGCCAGGCTGGAGCAGCTACCTGTGTGTACGAACTTCTCATGAGGAACCTCAGCTATGAAGATGCTGGAGTCTACCACTGCGTTGTTTCTTCATGTGGACAAATACTGCTTGGAAATGGAACCACGATTACCAACC ATGTTGGACTCAACAAATCACTTGATCTGAGCCCAGGTGTTACTGCACTGATTCTATCAAACATCATCTTTGGCGTCGTGATGCTTGTGCTTTTATGGAAGCTTTGCAAGATTCACAAGAAAGTTGCTGCAG ATCCAGTTATCTATGCAGCAGTGACTTCTGCTCCCAGAACCACCTCCTGCCGATCAGCTCCagtcaaacacaacacagagagGGTGGTTTATTCTGCTGTTCAGTACAGTCAGCGAGACTGA
- the LOC110967689 gene encoding uncharacterized protein LOC110967689 has protein sequence MILFVANVFLLWALCVAELNEVSQPVSVQTLNLGDSATIQCYIKSLITTRVWYKLTTGRKLQLVASFDPIYLRSVYADEFKHRYSVQSDGINSHLSITATSWDDIGTYFCGVMKLNDIHFGSGTFLMLKGAKMISDSVVQQPKSQSVQSGDSVTLSCSVHSGQCPAQQISVIWLKNSADHSAPEMIYSSGNQNNTCQTFSGETTCVYNHTMRNFSPEDAGIYHCVVTSCGQILFGNGTTITNPDTASKPLELSPPVIALMLSNIFLGVVVLFLVWTLCKTRRNDSADTGSSGGDQTSDVIYAPVSSAHRNLASRQATKKHTGDSVVYSNIRFSERNREVSS, from the exons ATGATTTTGTTCGTTGCAAACGTTTTCCTGCTCTGGGCTTTGT GTGTGGCAGAGTTAAATGAAGTCTCTCAGCCTGTTTCTGTACAAACACTGAACCTTGGAGACTCAGCGACTATCCAGTGTTACATAAAAAGTCTTATAACAACGAGAGTTTGGTACAAACTGACTACAGGGAGGAAACTACAGCTTGTGGCATCGTTTGATCCTATCTATCTTCGGAGTGTGTATGCTGATGAATTTAAACATCGTTATTCAGTACAATCTGATGGGATCAACAGTCATCTGAGCATCACTGCAACATCATGGGACGACATTGGGACATACTTCTGTGGAGTAATGAAGCTAAATGATATTCACTTTGGATCAGGAACCTTTTTGATGCTGAAAG GTGCAAAGATGATCAGTGACTCTGTCGTCCAGCAGCCAAAGTCTCAATCAGTCCAGTCAGGAGACTCTGTGACTCTCAGCTGTTCTGTTCACTCTGGTCAATGTCCTGCACAACAAATTAGTGTGATATGGTTGAAAAACTCAGCTGATCATTCAGCTCCTGAAATGATTTACTCATCTGGAAATCAGAACAACACCTGCCAGACGTTCTCTGGAGAAACTACCTGTGTGTACAACCATACCATGAGGAACTTCAGCCCTGAAGATGCTGGAATCTACCACTGTGTTGTGACTTCATGTGGACAAATACTGTTTGGAAATGGAACCACGATTACCAACC CTGACACTGCAAGCAAACCACTTGAACTGAGTCCACCTGTTATTGCACTGATGCTGTCCAACATCTTTCTTGGGGTTGTGGTCCTTTTTCTTGTATGGACACTTTGTAAGACTCGAAGGAACGACTCTGCAG ATACTGGATCTTCTGGAGGCGATCAG ACAAGCGATGTTATCTATGCACCCGTGTCTTCGGCTCACAGAAACCTCGCCTCCAGGCaagcaacaaagaaacacactggAGACTCTGTAGTTTATTCTAACATCAGATTCAGTGAACGCAACAGGGAGGTTTCATCTTGA
- the LOC127532478 gene encoding uncharacterized protein LOC127532478, translating into MQKVDYILFISGVAELNEVSQPVSVQTLNLGDSATIQCYIKSLMTKRVWYKLTTERKLQLVAKFDSHYRHSVLSNEFDWRYSVDFDKVDSHLSITATSWEDVGTYFCGVMHLKDIQFGSGTFLMLKVIWYLFQGAKMSSDSVVQQSESESVQSEDSILSGNGTKLIFHDGMEFDAVPNTILLVLIISLSLAFVLCFMSWTKCCDGTESRGGFSASTTTSAENHDGEHLKIKEMKSQRDDTWSECMYLSVKKYK; encoded by the exons ATGCAGAAAGTTGATTATATTCTGTTCATTTCAGGTGTGGCAGAGTTAAATGAAGTCTCTCAGCCTGTTTCTGTACAAACACTGAACCTTGGAGACTCAGCGACTATCCAGTGTTACATAAAAAGTCTTATGACAAAAAGAGTTTGGTACAAGCTGACTACTGAGAGGAAACTACAGCTTGTGGCAAAATTTGATTCTCACTATCGCCACAGTGTACTTTCTAATGAATTTGATTGGCGTTATTCAGTAGACTTTGACAAAGTCGACAGTCATCTGAGCATCACTGCAACATCATGGGAGGATGTTGGGACATACTTTTGTGGAGTAATGCATTTAAAGGATATTCAGTTTGGTTCAGGAACCTTTTTGATGCTGAAAG TCATTTGGTATCTTTTCCAAGGTGCAAAGATGAGCAGTGACTCTGTCGTCCAGCAGTCAGAGTCTGAATCAGTTCAGTCAGAAGACTCTATATTGTCTGGCAATGGAACCAAGCTCATCTTTCATG ATGGAATGGAGTTTGATGCCGTTCCCAACACAATACTTTTGGTGCTCATCATCTCCCTGAGTCTGGCTTTCGTACTGTGCTTCATGTCCTGGACAAAGTGCTGCGACGGTACAG AGTCTCGGGGAggattttcagcttccaccacaACCAGCGCAGAG AACCACGATGGGGAACATCTCAAGATCAAGGAGATGAAAAGTCAGAGAGATGACACCTGGAGTGAATGCATGTACTTGAGTGTAAAGAAGTACAAATGA
- the LOC110967688 gene encoding uncharacterized protein LOC110967688, with the protein MATAQLFFYLACLLLGEMARMDNLNLYTPVRQERRFLSGKTGDNMTLRCFYEGDAVMLYWYKQTLGQEPRLMSTSYKHDIDGTFYNEFQSDPRFTLVRVKGKNHLKITDLHISDSATYYCASSYLFTLDFAEGATVNVNHSGLNFQTLAQQATSKAIQPGDAVTLNCTVNTGTCDGERSVYWFRTEGESYPGLIHTCGGRKDNCEKEPNTQTHTCVYNLPLKSLNLSNVGTYYCAAASCGHILFGNETKLDTEDEEDRLVLVYALSGAVAFTTILSVLLLIEKTNTCHCTECHETVSDPSTKKVEDYQTEGPLCYTASWENPVIRSRGQRDDTWSECVYFSVRQ; encoded by the exons ATGGCAACAGCACAGCTTTTCTTCTATCTGGCATGTCTGCTGTTGGGGGAAATGG ctcGGATGGATAACTTGAATTTGTACACACCGGTTCGTCAAGAGAGGCGTTTTCTATCAGGTAAAACTGGAGACAACATGACTCTGCGATGTTTCTATGAAGGAGATGCAGTGATGCTTTACTGGTATAAACAAACTCTGGGACAGGAACCAAGGCTCATGTCTACCTCCTACAAGCATGACATAGATGGCACTTTCTACAATGAATTTCAGAGCGATCCACGCTTCACACTGGTTCGtgtaaaaggaaaaaatcaCCTGAAGATAACAGATCTGCACATTTCAGACTCAGCTACTTACTACTGCGCAAGTAGCTATTTATTCACATTAGACTTCGCAGAAGGCGCTACCGTCAATGTAAACCACTCAGGTTTGAACTTCCAAACTTTGGCCCAGCAGGCAACATCTAAGGCAATCCAACCAGGAGACGCTGTGACTCTGAACTGTACAGTAAACACTGGGACCTGTGATGGAGAACGGAGTGTTTACTGGTTCAGAACTGAAGGAGAATCTTATCCAGGACTAATTCACACCTGTGGAGGCAGGAAGGATAACTGTGAGAAGGAACCcaacacacaaacgcacacctGTGTCTACAACCTGCCATTAAAGAGCCTCAATCTGTCTAATGTTGGGACCTACTACTGTGCTGCTGCCTCATGTGGACACATTCTGTTTGGAAATGAGACCAAGCTGGACACTGAGG ATGAGGAAGACCGTCTTGTCTTGGTGTACGCCTTGAGTGGGGCTGTGGCATTCACCACCATCCTGAGTGTTTTATTGCTGATCGAGAAGACAAATACATGCCACTGTACAG AATGTCATGAAACAGTTTCAGATCCCTCCACAAAGAAAGTAGAG GATTACCAAACTGAAGGCCCTCTCTGTTACACTGCTTCATGGGAGAATCCAGTCATTAGATCAAGAGGACAGAGGGACGACACATGGAGTGAATGTGTGTACTTCAGTGTCAGGCAGTAG
- the LOC127532479 gene encoding uncharacterized protein LOC127532479, producing MASAQFVFYLTCLILGEMAQMNHLNVSSRVHQGKGFQSANTGDSVTLQCFYQDDIIARFYWYKQILGQKPRVISMFYKYETEATFYDEFKNNPRFSLDTEKGKNHLKITNVHTSDSATYYCAGSYSFTFEFAQGTTLSVKGSGLNFQALVQQSASQTIQPGDSLTLNCTVHTGTCDGEHSVYWFKTQEESHPGIFYIRGGKNDECGKKLNTQTCVYNLPVKNLSHAGTYYCAVASCGHIVFGNGTKLDFKYEVDSLVSVHVLWGALAITTILSVFLLINKMNACHCTGSCCYNMYIVHMY from the exons ATGGCATCTGCACAGTTTGTCTTCTATCTGACTTGTCTGATCTTGGGGGAAATGg CTCAGATGAATCACCTGAATGTATCGTCACGGGTTCATCAAGGCAAAGGTTTTCAGTCTGCTAACACTGGAGACAGCGTGACTTTGCAATGTTTCTATCAAGACGACATTATTGCAAGGTTTTACTGGTATAAACAAATCCTGGGACAGAAACCGAGGGTCATCTCCATGTTCTACAAGTATGAAACAGAAGCCACTTTTTATGATGAATTCAAGAATAACCCACGCTTCTCACTGGATACTGAAAAAGGTAAAAATCACCTGAAGATAACAAATGTGCATACTTCAGACTCTGCTACTTATTACTGTGCAGGCAGCTATTCATTCACATTTGAGTTTGCACAGGGCACCACCCTCAGTGTAAAAGGTTCAGGTTTGAACTTCCAAGCTTTAGTCCAACAGTCGGCGTCTCAGACCATCCAACCAGGAGACTCACTGACTCTCAACTGTACAGTACATACCGGGACCTGTGATGGAGAACACAGTGTTTACTGGTTCAAAACTCAAGAAGAATCCCATCCAGGAATCTTTTACATCCGTGGAGGCAAGAATGATGAGTGTGGGAAGAAACTCAACACACAAACCTGTGTCTACAACCTGCCAGTAAAGAATCTGTCTCATGCTGGAACCTACTACTGTGCTGTTGCCTCATGTGGACACATAGTGTTTGGAAACGGGACCAAGCTGGACTTCAAAT ATGAAGTGGACTCTCTTGTATCTGTACATGTCTTGTGGGGAGCTCTGGCAATCACCACCATCCTGAGTGTTTTTTTGCTGATCAACAAGATGAACGCATGCCACTGTACAGGTAGCTGCTGTTACAATATGTATATAGTGCATATGTATTAA
- the LOC127532444 gene encoding immunoglobulin alpha-2 heavy chain-like isoform X2, which translates to MTSEERIEVLFIQHHSLNTMASAQFVFYLTCLFLGEMAQMNHLNVSSRVHQDRGFLSANTGDSVTLQCFYRDDIIARFYWYKQIPGQKLRLISMFYKYETENIFYDEFKNNPRFSLDTEKGKNHLKITNVHTSDSATYYCAGSYSFTFEFAEGTTLSVKGSGLNFQALVQQSASQTIQPGDSLTLNCTVHTGTCDGEHSVYWFKTQEESHPRIIYTRGGKNDECGKKLNTQTCVYNLPVKNLSHAGTYYCAVASCGHIVFGNGTKLDFKYEVDSLVSVHILWGALAITTFMSVFQAFLMCVILKRNRFKSKELHSRPPSATNAEGNQDEENIHYAALKHDKVNRSRRQRNRDAECVYSGIKQ; encoded by the exons ATGACAAGTGAAGAAAGGATCGAGGTTCTTTTCATTCAGCATCACAGTTTGAACACGATGGCATCTGCACAGTTTGTCTTCTATCTGACTTGTCTGTTCTTGGGGGAAATgg CTCAGATGAATCACCTGAATGTATCATCACGGGTTCATCAAGACAGAGGTTTTCTGTCTGCCAACACTGGAGACAGCGTGACTTTGCAATGTTTCTATCGAGACGACATTATTGCAAGGTTTTACTGGTATAAACAAATCCCGGGACAGAAACTGAGGCTCATCTCCATGTTCTACaaatatgaaacagaaaacatcttTTATGATGAATTCAAGAATAACCCACGCTTCTCACTGGATactgaaaaaggcaaaaatcacCTGAAGATAACAAATGTGCATACTTCAGACTCTGCTACTTATTACTGTGCAGGCAGCTATTCATTCACATTTGAGTTTGCAGAGGGCACCACCCTCAGTGTAAAAGGTTCAGGTTTGAACTTCCAAGCTTTAGTCCAACAGTCGGCATCTCAGACCATCCAACCAGGAGACTCACTGACTCTCAACTGTACAGTACATACTGGGACCTGCGATGGAGAACACAGTGTTTACTGGTTCAAAACTCAAGAAGAATCCCATCCAAGAATCATTTACACCCGTGGAGGCAAGAATGATGAGTGTGGGAAGAAACTCAACACACAAACCTGTGTCTACAACCTGCCAGTAAAGAATCTGTCTCATGCTGGAACCTACTACTGTGCTGTTGCCTCATGTGGACACATAGTGTTTGGAAACGGGACCAAGCTGGATTTCAAAT ATGAAGTGGACTCTCTAGTGTCTGTCCACATCTTGTGGGGAGCTCTGGCAATCACCACTTTCATGAGTGTTTTCCAGGCTTTCCTAATGTGTGTGATCCTCAAAAGAAACAGATTCAAAAGCAAAG agCTGCATTCAAGACCTCCTTCAGCAACAAATGCAGAG GGCAACcaagatgaagaaaacattCATTACGCAGCTCTGAAGCACGACAAGGTGAACAGATCAAGacgtcagaggaacagagacGCTGAATGTGTGTATTCGGGTATAAAGCAGTAG
- the LOC127532444 gene encoding uncharacterized protein LOC127532444 isoform X3: protein MNHLNVSSLVHQGRGFQSANTGDSVTLRCFCQDNVLARFYWYKQILGQKPRVISMFYKYETEATFYDEFKSNPRFSLDTEKGKNDLKITNVHTSDSATYYCAGSYSFTFEFAEGTTLSVKGSGLNFQVLVQQSVSQTIQPGDSLTLNCTVHTGTCDGEHSVYWFKTQEESHPGIIYTRGGKNDECGKKLNTQTCVYNLPVKNLSHAGTYYCAVASCGHIVFGNGTKLDFKHEVDSLVSVHILWGALAITTFMSVFQAFLMCVILKRNRFKSKELHSRPPSATNAEGNQDEENIHYAALKHDKVNRSRRQRNRDAECVYSGIKQ from the exons ATGAATCACCTGAATGTATCGTCACTGGTTCATCAAGGCAGAGGTTTTCAGTCTGCTAACACTGGAGACAGTGTTACTTTGCGATGTTTCTGTCAAGACAACGTTCTTGCAAGGTTTTACTGGTACAAACAAATTCTAGGACAGAAACCGAGGGTCATCTCCATGTTCTACAAGTATGAAACAGAAGCCACTTTTTATGATGAATTCAAGAGTAATCCACGCTTCTCACTGGATActgaaaaaggtaaaaatgacctgaagatAACAAATGTGCATACTTCAGACTCTGCTACTTATTACTGTGCAGGCAGCTATTCATTCACATTTGAGTTTGCAGAGGGCACCACCCTCAGTGTAAAAGGTTCAGGTTTGAACTTCCAAGTTTTAGTCCAACAGTCGGTGTCTCAGACCATCCAACCAGGAGACTCACTGACTCTCAACTGTACAGTACATACTGGGACCTGTGATGGAGAACACAGTGTTTACTGGTTCAAAACTCAAGAAGAATCCCATCCAGGAATCATTTACACCCGTGGAGGCAAGAATGATGAGTGTGGGAAGAAACTCAACACACAAACCTGTGTCTACAACCTGCCAGTAAAGAATCTGTCTCATGCTGGAACCTACTACTGTGCTGTTGCCTCATGTGGACACATAGTGTTTGGAAACGGGACCAAGCTGGACTTCAAAC ATGAAGTGGACTCTCTAGTGTCTGTCCACATCTTGTGGGGAGCTCTGGCAATCACCACTTTCATGAGTGTTTTCCAGGCCTTCCTAATGTGTGTGATTCTCAAAAGAAACAGATTCAAAAGCAAAG agCTGCATTCAAGACCTCCTTCAGCAACAAATGCAGAG GGCAACcaagatgaagaaaacattCATTACGCAGCTCTGAAGCACGACAAGGTGAACAGATCAAGacgtcagaggaacagagacGCTGAATGTGTGTATTCGGGTATAAAGCAGTAG
- the LOC127532444 gene encoding immunoglobulin alpha-2 heavy chain-like isoform X1 — MTSEERIEVLFIQHHSLNTMASAQFVFYLTCLFLGEMAQMNHLNVSSRVHQDRGFLSANTGDSVTLQCFYRDDIIARFYWYKQIPGQKLRLISMFYKYETENIFYDEFKNNPRFSLDTEKGKNHLKITNVHTSDSATYYCAGSYSFTFEFAEGTTLSVKGSGLNFQALVQQSASQTIQPGDSLTLNCTVHTGTCDGEHSVYWFKTQEESHPRIIYTRGGKNDECGKKLNTQTCVYNLPVKNLSHAGTYYCAVASCGHIVFGNGTKLDFKYEVDSLVSVHILWGALAITTFMSVFQAFLMCVILKRNRFKSKELHSRPPSATNAEGNQDEENIHYAALKHDKVNRSRSQRNREAECVYSGIKQ; from the exons ATGACAAGTGAAGAAAGGATCGAGGTTCTTTTCATTCAGCATCACAGTTTGAACACGATGGCATCTGCACAGTTTGTCTTCTATCTGACTTGTCTGTTCTTGGGGGAAATgg CTCAGATGAATCACCTGAATGTATCATCACGGGTTCATCAAGACAGAGGTTTTCTGTCTGCCAACACTGGAGACAGCGTGACTTTGCAATGTTTCTATCGAGACGACATTATTGCAAGGTTTTACTGGTATAAACAAATCCCGGGACAGAAACTGAGGCTCATCTCCATGTTCTACaaatatgaaacagaaaacatcttTTATGATGAATTCAAGAATAACCCACGCTTCTCACTGGATactgaaaaaggcaaaaatcacCTGAAGATAACAAATGTGCATACTTCAGACTCTGCTACTTATTACTGTGCAGGCAGCTATTCATTCACATTTGAGTTTGCAGAGGGCACCACCCTCAGTGTAAAAGGTTCAGGTTTGAACTTCCAAGCTTTAGTCCAACAGTCGGCATCTCAGACCATCCAACCAGGAGACTCACTGACTCTCAACTGTACAGTACATACTGGGACCTGCGATGGAGAACACAGTGTTTACTGGTTCAAAACTCAAGAAGAATCCCATCCAAGAATCATTTACACCCGTGGAGGCAAGAATGATGAGTGTGGGAAGAAACTCAACACACAAACCTGTGTCTACAACCTGCCAGTAAAGAATCTGTCTCATGCTGGAACCTACTACTGTGCTGTTGCCTCATGTGGACACATAGTGTTTGGAAACGGGACCAAGCTGGATTTCAAAT ATGAAGTGGACTCTCTAGTGTCTGTCCACATCTTGTGGGGAGCTCTGGCAATCACCACTTTCATGAGTGTTTTCCAGGCTTTCCTAATGTGTGTGATCCTCAAAAGAAACAGATTCAAAAGCAAAG agCTGCATTCAAGACCTCCTTCAGCAACAAATGCAGAG GGCAACcaagatgaagaaaacattCATTACGCAGCTCTGAAGCACGACAAGGTGAACAGATCAAGAagtcagagaaacagagaggctGAATGTGTGTATTCAGGTATAAAGCAGTAG
- the LOC110967695 gene encoding LOW QUALITY PROTEIN: uncharacterized protein LOC110967695 (The sequence of the model RefSeq protein was modified relative to this genomic sequence to represent the inferred CDS: inserted 1 base in 1 codon) gives MASTVFAFYLTCLLFGDIAQTTDGIHKGARFISANVGGNVTLECFYGGDVATRLYWYKQSLGQKPRVISNFYLYKTDSTIYDEFKNNPRFQLDSDRNKNHLTITDLRASDSGTYFCLNSHLYMINFSESITISVEGSGLNFQTSVQQSAYDAIQPGGPVNLSCRVQTEICDGKHSVYWYRSEEDSHPGLIYNHGDRGDQCEREPNXKTQTCVYTLPVNYSSATRAGIYYCAVASCGRILFGSGTKIVIDGSADDVNFAASFWRGAFAFTSFLSVLMAFSVCLMSRKSSCKSSESQATLSPTADEKGLQHGESIYYAAVSANLTNRSRSQRDHIWSDCVYYNLKL, from the exons ATGGCCTCTACAGTGTTCGCATTCTATCTCACATGTCTTCTCTTTGGGGATATAG CTCAGACAACTGATGGTATCCATAAAGGGGCGCGTTTTATATCAGCTAACGTTGGTGGCAACGTGACATTAGAGTGTTTCTATGGAGGTGATGTAGCGACAAGGCTTTACTGGTATAAACAGTCTCTGGGACAGAAACCAAGGGTCATCTCCAATTTCTATCTGTATAAAACAGATAGCACCATTTATGACGAATTCAAAAACAATCCACGCTTCCAACTGGATTCTGACCGCAATAAAAATCATTTGACTATCACAGATTTGCGCGCTTCAGACTCGGGAACTTACTTCTGCTTAAATTCCCATTTATACATGATAAACTTTTCAGAGAGCATTACCATCAGTGTGGAGGGTTCAGGTTTGAACTTCCAGACTTCAGTGCAACAGTCAGCGTATGATGCCATCCAGCCAGGAGGACCCGTCAATCTGAGCTGTAGGGTACAGACTGAGATCTGCGATGGAAAACACAGCGTTTACTGGTACAGAAGCGAAGAAGATTCTCACCCAGGACTTATTTACAATCATGGAGACAGAGGTGATCAGTGTGAGAGGGAAccca acaaaacacaaacctgtGTCTACACCCTGCCTGTGAATTACTCAAGTGCCACTCGTGCTGGGATCTACTACTGTGCTGTTGCCTCCTGCGGACGCATTTTGTTTGGAAGTGGGACCAAGATCGTCATTGATG GCTCTGCAGATGACGTGAACTTTGCTGCTTCTTTCTGGAGAGGAGCCTTTGCATTCACCTCCTTTCTGAgtgttttaatggctttttcaGTGTGTCTGATGAGCAGGAAGAGCAGCTGCAAATCTTCAG AGTCTCAAGCCACATTATCACCCACAGCAGATGAAAAG GGTCTCCAACATGGGGAAAGCATCTATTATGCTGCTGTAAGCGCCAACCTGACCAACAGATCCAGAAGCCAGAGGGATCACATCTGGAGCGACTGCGTGTACTACAATTTAAAACTGTAG